A genomic region of Globicephala melas chromosome 9, mGloMel1.2, whole genome shotgun sequence contains the following coding sequences:
- the TES gene encoding testin, with translation MDLEAKVKKMGLGHEQGFGAPCLKCKGKCEGFELHFWRKICRNCKCGQEEHDVLLSNEEDRKVGKLFEDTKYTTLIAKLKSDGIPMYKRNVMILTNPVAAKKNVSINTVTYEWAPPVQNQALARQYMQMLPKEKQPVAGSEGAQYRKKQLAKQLPAHDQDPSKCHELSPKEVKEMEQFVKKYKSEALGVGDVKLPCDMNAQGPNKTYIPGGDRSTTTAVGAMEDKSAEHKRTQYSCYCCTLSMKEGDPAIYAERAGYDKLWHPACFVCSTCHELLVDMIYFWKNGKLYCGRHYCDSEKPRCAGCDELIFSNEYTQAENQNWHLKHFCCFDCDNILAGEIYVMVNDKPVCKPCYVKNHAVVCQGCHNAIDPEVQRVTYNNFSWHASTECFLCSCCSKCLIGQKFMPVEGMVFCSVECKKMMS, from the exons aaaaatatgtcGTAACTGCAAGTGTGGCCAAGAAGAGCATGATGTCCTCTTGAGCAATGAAGAGGATCGAAAAGTGGGGAAACTTTTTGAAGACACCAAGTATACCACCCTGATTGCAAAGCTAAAATCAGATGGAATTCCCATGTATAAACGCAATGTTATGATACTGACCAATCCAGTTGCTGCCAAGAAGAATGTCTCCATCAACACAGTTACCTATGAATGGGCTCCTCCTGTCCAGAATCAGGCATTG GCCAGGCAGTACATGCAGATGCTGCCCAAAGAGAAGCAGCCAGTGGCAGGCTCAGAGGGGGCGCAGTACCGGAAAAAGCAGTTGGCAAAGCAACTTCCTGCTCATGACCAGGACCCTTCAAAGTGCCATGAGTTGTCTCCCAAAGAGGTGAAGGAGATGGAGCAGTTTGTGAAGAAATATAAGAGCGAGGCTCTGGGAGTAGGAGATGTCAAACTACCCTGTGACATGAACGCTCAAGGGCCCAATAAAACATACATTCCTGGAGGGGATAGAAGCACCACGACAGCGGTAGGGGCCATGGAGGACAAATCAGCCGAACACAAAAGAACTCAGTAT TCCTGCTACTGCTGCACACTGAGTATGAAGGAAGGAGACCCAGCCATCTATGCTGAAAGGGCCGGCTACGATAAACTGTGGCACCCAGCTTGTTTCGTCTGCAGTACGTGCCATGAACTCCTGGTCGACATGATTTATTTCTGGAAGAATGGCAAGCTGTACTGTGGCAGACATTACTGTGACAGTGAGAAACCCCGGTGTGCTGGCTGTGATGAG CTAATATTCAGCAATGAGTATACCCAGGCAGAAAACCAGAACTGGCATCTGAAACACTTCTGCTGCTTTGACTGTGACAACATCCTAGCTGGGGAAATATACGTGATGGTCAATGACAAGCCCGTGTGCAAGCCCTGCTATGTGAAGAACCACGCTGTG GTATGTCAAGGATGCCACAATGCCATTGATCCTGAAGTGCAGCGGGTGACCTATAACAACTTCAGCTGGCACGCGTCCACAGAGTGCTTTCTGTGCTCCTGCTGCAGCAAGTGTCTCATTGGGCAGAAGTTCATGCCAGTAGAAGGGATGGTTTTCTGTTCAGTGGAGTGTAAGAAGATGATGTCTTAA